Proteins encoded by one window of Tubulanus polymorphus chromosome 7, tnTubPoly1.2, whole genome shotgun sequence:
- the LOC141908597 gene encoding uncharacterized protein LOC141908597: MKICFALFVLVVSTYAAVAGPLERDVGQVIDEVKRVVSGIDNQLELQAREADSEEKPKSELQASADDEDVQDALALLRKKFRKKQQKQREESTTKREADDSEEKPKSELQASADDEDVQDALALLRKKFRKKQQKQREASTTKREADSEEKPKSELQASADDEDVQDALALLRKKFHKKQQKQREESEE; the protein is encoded by the exons ATGAAGATTTGTTTTGCCCTATTCGTTTTAGTGGTCTCTACTTATGCAGCAGTCGCag GGCCGCTTGAACGAGACGTCGGACAGGTTATTGATGAAGTGAAAAGGGTTGTTTCTGGGATAGATAATCAGTTGGAATTACAGGCCAGGGAAGCGGATAGCGAAGAAAAACCCAAATCAGAATTACAGGCCTCGGCTGACGATGAAGATGTACAAGATGCATTAGCCCTTCTCAGAAAGAAATTCCGTAAGAAGCAACAAAAGCAAAGAGAAGAAAGTACAACAAAGAGGGAAGCAGATGATAGCGAGGAAAAACCCAAATCAGAATTACAGGCCTCAGCTGACGATGAAGATGTACAAGACGCACTAGCCCTTCTCAGAAAGAAATTCCGTAAGAAGCAACAGAAGCAAAGAGAAGCAAGTACAACAAAGAGGGAAGCAGATAGCGaggaaaaaccaaaatcagaatTACAGGCCTCGGCTGACGATGAAGATGTACAAGACGCACTAGCCCTTCTCAGAAAGAAATTCCACAAGAAGCAACAAAAGCAGAGAGAAGAAAGTGAAGAATAA